In Rutidosis leptorrhynchoides isolate AG116_Rl617_1_P2 chromosome 2, CSIRO_AGI_Rlap_v1, whole genome shotgun sequence, one genomic interval encodes:
- the LOC139888199 gene encoding uncharacterized protein, producing MLEAVASYDLWIWHAYFGPAGSNNDINVLNQSDLFKELLEDRAPPYQESARKDIELAFGVLQGRFAIIKSPARQFYIEKIQYTCVILHNMITEDNGRAFCGLEEDYQPVRRSLSIKERFDTHLRMDKELRDSTIHRFLRDNLIEHIWSLPPNACIRHNPQAGPSAIPSMSMTMMKQDLRELITKTKRRTKRRTKTKTMSSLIL from the exons ATGTTGGAAGCGGTCGCCTCGTATGATTTGTGGATTTGGCACGCTTACTTTGGACCAGCTGGTTCAAATAATGATATCAATGTGTTAAACCAATCTGATTTATTCAAAGAGTTACTTGAAGATAGAGCTCCACC GTACCAAGAGTCAGCAAGAAAGGATATCGAACTAGCTTTTGGTGTTCTTCAAGGTCGTTTTGCAATCATTAAAAGTCCTGCAAGACAATTCTATATCGAGAAAATCCAGTATACGTGCGTGATTTTACACAACATGATAACTGAAGATAATGGTCGAGCTTTTTGTGGGTTAGAGGAGGATTATCAACCGGTTCGTCGTTCATTATCAATAAAAGAAAGGTTCGATACGCATTTGCGAATGGACAAAGAGCTACGCGATTCTACTATTCATCGTTTCCTCCGAGACAACCTTATCGAACACATTTGGAGTTTACCACCAAATGCATGTATTAGACATAACCCACAAGCAGGGCCTTCGGCAATTCCCAGCATGTCAATGACAATGATGAAGCAGGACCTTCGGGAACTAATAACCAAGACGAAGAGGAGGACGAAGAGGAGGACGAAGACGAAGACGATGAGTAGTTTGATTTTGtaa